A stretch of the Filimonas lacunae genome encodes the following:
- a CDS encoding DJ-1/PfpI family protein, with protein MKLINKDSLKSQQMSICFFLYDGVEVLDFAGPMEVFSYAGFHIFTVAKKKEPLLSQRILKIIPDYSIADAPPADIFAVFGGNDDVAANDPEVIRWIQSRDKTTQSYFSVCTGAFILGKAGILDNLTVTTFHRSIGSLQQQVRNAKVLENVRYVDNGRVITTAGISAGIDGALHLVAKLKGQKAAMEVAKHMEYDKYVPNQGLVVGQP; from the coding sequence ATGAAACTTATCAATAAGGACTCTCTAAAGAGCCAGCAAATGAGTATTTGCTTCTTCCTGTATGACGGGGTAGAAGTGCTTGACTTTGCCGGACCGATGGAAGTATTTTCTTACGCCGGTTTTCACATATTTACGGTTGCTAAAAAGAAAGAGCCTTTACTTTCTCAGCGTATACTGAAAATAATACCTGACTACAGCATAGCCGACGCTCCTCCGGCAGATATATTCGCTGTTTTTGGCGGCAATGATGATGTGGCAGCCAATGATCCGGAAGTGATCAGGTGGATACAATCGCGTGATAAAACTACCCAAAGCTATTTTTCTGTTTGCACAGGTGCGTTTATCCTGGGCAAAGCAGGTATATTGGACAATCTCACCGTAACTACTTTTCATCGTAGCATCGGGAGCTTGCAGCAGCAGGTGCGCAATGCCAAAGTGCTGGAAAATGTAAGGTATGTGGATAATGGAAGGGTAATCACTACTGCAGGCATTTCTGCAGGTATAGACGGTGCTTTGCACCTGGTGGCAAAACTAAAAGGACAAAAAGCAGCAATGGAAGTAGCCAAACATATGGAATATGATAAGTATGTACCTAACCAGGGACTGGTGGTAGGGCAGCCATGA